In one Gemmatimonas aurantiaca genomic region, the following are encoded:
- a CDS encoding insulinase family protein has protein sequence MLASVATAEAQTASPARRTVSRDSFALNAVLPVDPAVRVGTLPNGIRYYVRRNSKPEQRAELRLVVNAGSILEDEDQRGLAHFVEHMAFNGTTNFAKNDIVKYLESIGVRFGADLNAYTGFDETVYILPVPTDSAGILERSFRFLGDVASGIRFDSLDVVAERGVVLAEWRDGLGVGERLRDKQFPVIFRGSRYAERLPIGKPDIIEHANPGPLKRFWRDWYRPDLMAVIAVGDADPARLERLIRTTFAPIPKRTALRARLLATVPSHDSTLVTIATDKELTSSNVGVLWKRPGTPTRTVGDLRNDLLDDLYDRMINQRFTELALRADAPFVNAGASSGTFVRGSAYYSLDANAREGKVVESLQAVLTEAERVQRHGFLAAELDRARTNMLRGYERAHAERDKTPSGAFVDEYVNHYLTGDGIPGIAFEYAVVQKLLPGVTLAEVNALAQSRGGAANRVVTVTVPDKDGLVVPTEAEVRRVFGTLVAAEIAPWVETVSDAALVPTLPTPGRVTSEKHIATLGVTDWTLANGVRVLVKPTDFNADQIVMSAWSPGGASLVSDRDVFKTSLTPTVIERGGVGAFALPDLVKKLTGKAASVNTSIGDLSENLSGRASPQDLETLLQLTWLRMTSPRADTAAFQALLPPLETALRNKDANPGAVFSDTVQVTLAGGHPRVRPLTPDMLGELDLGEMLAIYRDRFGDASDFTFLFVGNVDPAILKPLVEQWLGSLPASGRHETPRDVGPKQFTGQIDKAVHKGIAPQSQTAVLLAGTAPWSREEAYLLSSVGEVLEMRLLDRLREALGGTYSVSVSTAFSRRLRQEWQIAISYGSAPDNADPMFKAVEQELDSLRRVPPSAAEVERVREQQRRELEVAKKQNGYWVNLIRGRVENGDPLDGPIEDETRIAGLTVDKLAAAAQRYLVETNRARFVLLPESSR, from the coding sequence ATGCTTGCCTCGGTCGCGACCGCCGAGGCACAGACGGCCTCCCCGGCGCGCCGGACTGTTTCCCGCGACTCCTTCGCGCTGAATGCGGTGCTGCCGGTGGACCCCGCTGTCCGCGTGGGCACACTGCCCAATGGCATCCGCTACTACGTGCGCCGTAACAGCAAGCCCGAGCAGCGTGCCGAACTCCGGCTCGTCGTGAACGCCGGTTCCATTCTGGAAGACGAGGACCAGCGCGGCCTGGCGCACTTCGTCGAACACATGGCGTTCAACGGCACGACCAACTTCGCGAAGAACGACATCGTGAAGTACCTCGAGTCCATCGGCGTACGGTTCGGCGCCGACCTCAATGCCTACACCGGTTTCGACGAAACCGTCTACATCCTGCCCGTGCCCACCGACAGCGCCGGGATCCTCGAACGCAGTTTCCGCTTCCTCGGCGATGTCGCCAGCGGCATCAGATTCGACTCTCTCGACGTCGTGGCCGAACGTGGCGTGGTGCTCGCCGAATGGCGGGATGGACTTGGGGTCGGTGAGAGGCTGCGCGACAAACAGTTCCCCGTGATCTTCCGCGGCTCGCGGTACGCGGAACGTCTGCCCATCGGCAAGCCGGACATCATCGAGCACGCCAATCCCGGACCGCTCAAACGGTTCTGGCGCGACTGGTATCGACCCGATCTCATGGCCGTGATCGCCGTGGGGGATGCCGATCCTGCCCGTCTCGAACGGCTCATCCGCACCACGTTCGCGCCGATCCCCAAACGCACTGCGCTGCGCGCACGACTGCTCGCCACGGTGCCCAGCCACGATTCCACGCTCGTCACGATAGCCACCGACAAGGAACTGACATCCTCGAATGTGGGCGTGCTGTGGAAACGGCCGGGAACCCCCACGCGCACCGTCGGCGATCTGCGCAACGATCTGCTGGACGATCTCTACGACCGCATGATCAACCAGCGCTTCACGGAACTCGCGCTCAGGGCCGATGCGCCGTTCGTGAACGCGGGCGCAAGCAGCGGCACGTTCGTGCGTGGCAGCGCCTACTACTCGCTCGACGCCAATGCGCGGGAAGGCAAGGTCGTCGAATCGCTGCAGGCCGTTCTCACCGAAGCCGAACGGGTGCAGCGTCATGGATTCCTCGCCGCCGAACTCGATCGGGCCCGCACCAACATGTTGCGCGGCTACGAGCGCGCCCATGCGGAGCGTGACAAGACCCCCTCGGGGGCGTTCGTGGACGAATACGTGAACCACTATCTCACGGGTGACGGGATTCCCGGCATCGCGTTCGAGTATGCCGTGGTGCAGAAGCTGCTTCCCGGCGTCACGCTCGCCGAAGTGAACGCCCTCGCGCAGTCGCGTGGCGGCGCCGCCAATCGTGTGGTCACGGTGACGGTGCCCGACAAGGACGGTCTCGTCGTTCCCACGGAAGCCGAGGTGCGTCGCGTCTTCGGTACCCTCGTCGCGGCCGAGATCGCGCCCTGGGTGGAAACGGTTTCCGACGCGGCGCTCGTGCCCACGCTGCCGACCCCGGGACGCGTGACCAGCGAAAAACACATCGCCACCCTCGGGGTCACCGACTGGACACTTGCCAACGGTGTCCGCGTGCTCGTGAAGCCCACCGACTTCAACGCGGATCAGATCGTCATGAGCGCATGGAGTCCCGGTGGCGCCAGTCTCGTGAGCGATCGTGATGTCTTCAAGACATCGCTCACCCCCACCGTGATCGAACGTGGTGGCGTGGGGGCGTTCGCGCTTCCCGATCTCGTCAAGAAGCTCACCGGCAAAGCGGCCAGCGTGAACACGAGCATCGGCGATCTCAGCGAGAATCTGTCGGGACGCGCCTCTCCGCAGGATCTGGAAACGCTGCTGCAATTGACGTGGTTGCGCATGACATCGCCCCGTGCCGACACCGCGGCGTTCCAGGCGCTGCTGCCGCCACTGGAAACCGCGCTGCGCAACAAGGACGCCAACCCCGGCGCGGTGTTCTCCGACACGGTGCAGGTGACGCTCGCCGGTGGTCATCCGCGGGTGCGTCCGCTCACACCGGACATGCTGGGCGAACTCGATCTCGGGGAAATGCTCGCCATCTACCGCGATCGCTTCGGGGACGCGAGCGATTTCACATTCCTCTTCGTCGGCAACGTAGACCCGGCCATCCTGAAACCCCTCGTCGAACAATGGCTGGGATCCTTGCCGGCCAGCGGTCGTCATGAAACGCCGCGCGACGTGGGGCCGAAACAATTCACCGGACAGATCGACAAGGCCGTGCACAAGGGGATCGCTCCGCAGAGCCAGACGGCGGTGTTGCTAGCCGGCACGGCTCCCTGGTCACGGGAAGAGGCCTATCTGCTGTCGTCGGTGGGTGAAGTACTGGAGATGCGTCTGCTGGACCGGTTGCGCGAGGCATTGGGCGGCACCTATTCCGTCTCCGTGAGCACGGCATTTTCCCGTCGTCTCCGGCAGGAATGGCAGATCGCCATCAGCTATGGTTCCGCGCCCGACAACGCCGATCCGATGTTCAAGGCTGTCGAGCAGGAACTCGATTCGCTGCGCCGCGTCCCGCCCTCGGCGGCCGAGGTGGAGCGCGTGCGTGAACAGCAGCGCCGCGAACTCGAAGTGGCGAAGAAACAGAACGGGTACTGGGTGAACCTGATCCGCGGTCGCGTCGAAAACGGCGACCCGCTCGATGGTCCGATCGAAGACGAAACGCGGATCGCGGGGCTGACGGTCGACAAGCTGGCCGCGGCGGCGCAGCGATATCTCGTCGAGACCAACCGGGCGCGGTTTGTGCTGCTTCCGGAAAGCTCCCGGTGA
- a CDS encoding ATP-dependent helicase — protein MPTAPLNPAQADAAAHGDSPLLIVAGAGSGKTRTLIYRVAALIKRGIPAHRILLLTFTRRSAQEMLSRCEQLVGSASHQVQGGTFHGVAHRLLRRFGPAAGLPADFTILDQSDAADLMGLARSALGYGDLKNAPRSAPRFPRAETLFTVYSRHVNTDRPVADLLAEQWPHFQAWTGDIERCFADYTRRKSERNLLDYDDLLLSWALLLEQAPPIAEQMRALYDHVLVDEYQDTNPLQSRILRGLCTSGHITVVGDDAQSIYAFRGATIRNILDFPHEFPGTRIVTLEQNYRSTPHILDTTNVLISRSMERYSKQLFTTRVDGEHPWLVTVRDENAQTAFVVDRLLELHEQGTPLREIAVLFRAGYLSADLEIELANRRIPYEKWGGLKFLEAAHIKDILAFVRLLENPRDEVSWYRLLRLLPGVGDATARNVIDLLAQHAWAPMVIGAAKAPARARPGLHALGALLDGMTRVERGDRPHNPSETIRLVRQLYDPLLEATYDDAPPRLADLDQLEIIAAGYVDRTEFLATLALEPPSNTQDLAVGSTDEDDALILSTVHSAKGKEWDVVFVIHASDGVFPMARAAVDDAQVDEERRLLYVAMTRARNELYVTYPLHSYATRTGADFSYSQLSRFLDPGVRETMQRVTVGEVPGLLLPGAHELARMEPVVDLRALLRGKFGG, from the coding sequence CTATCGGGTCGCCGCCCTGATCAAACGCGGCATCCCCGCCCATCGCATCCTGCTCCTGACCTTCACCCGGCGGTCGGCGCAGGAGATGCTCTCCCGCTGCGAGCAGCTCGTCGGCTCCGCCTCGCATCAGGTGCAGGGCGGGACGTTCCATGGCGTGGCCCACCGGCTGCTCCGTCGTTTCGGCCCCGCCGCCGGTCTCCCCGCCGACTTCACGATCCTCGACCAGAGCGACGCCGCCGATCTCATGGGACTCGCCCGCTCCGCCCTCGGCTACGGCGACCTCAAGAACGCGCCCCGCTCCGCCCCGCGGTTTCCCCGCGCCGAAACGCTGTTCACCGTCTATTCGCGCCACGTCAACACCGATCGCCCGGTGGCCGATCTGCTGGCCGAGCAGTGGCCGCATTTCCAGGCCTGGACCGGCGACATCGAGCGTTGTTTTGCCGACTACACGCGGCGCAAGAGCGAACGCAATCTCCTCGACTACGACGACCTGCTGCTGTCGTGGGCCCTGCTGCTGGAACAGGCCCCGCCCATCGCGGAGCAGATGCGGGCGCTGTACGACCATGTGCTGGTGGACGAATATCAGGATACGAACCCGCTGCAGTCGCGTATCCTGCGCGGCCTCTGCACCAGCGGGCACATCACCGTGGTCGGGGACGATGCCCAGAGCATCTATGCCTTTCGCGGCGCGACCATCCGCAACATCCTCGACTTTCCGCACGAGTTTCCGGGCACGCGCATCGTGACCCTGGAGCAGAACTACCGCTCCACGCCGCACATTCTCGATACCACCAACGTGCTCATCTCGCGCAGCATGGAACGGTATTCGAAACAGCTTTTCACCACGCGGGTGGACGGCGAACATCCGTGGCTCGTGACCGTGCGGGACGAGAACGCGCAGACCGCATTCGTCGTGGATCGTCTGCTGGAGTTGCACGAGCAGGGCACACCGCTGCGCGAAATCGCGGTACTGTTCCGTGCCGGCTACCTCTCGGCCGATCTCGAGATCGAACTCGCGAACCGACGCATTCCGTACGAGAAATGGGGCGGCCTCAAGTTCCTCGAAGCCGCCCATATCAAGGACATCCTCGCCTTCGTGCGGTTGCTCGAGAATCCACGCGATGAAGTGAGCTGGTACCGGCTGCTGCGTCTGCTTCCCGGGGTGGGTGACGCCACCGCGCGCAACGTCATCGACCTGTTGGCGCAACATGCCTGGGCCCCCATGGTCATCGGCGCCGCAAAAGCCCCCGCCCGGGCCCGTCCCGGTCTGCACGCGCTGGGGGCGCTGCTCGACGGCATGACGCGCGTGGAACGCGGCGACCGGCCGCACAATCCATCGGAAACGATCCGTCTCGTGCGGCAGTTGTACGACCCGTTGCTCGAAGCGACGTACGACGACGCGCCCCCGCGTCTCGCCGATCTCGATCAATTGGAGATCATCGCCGCCGGGTATGTCGATCGCACCGAGTTTCTCGCCACACTCGCCCTCGAGCCGCCGTCGAACACGCAAGATCTGGCGGTGGGCAGCACCGATGAAGACGACGCGCTGATTCTGTCCACGGTGCATTCGGCCAAGGGCAAGGAGTGGGACGTCGTGTTCGTCATCCACGCGTCCGATGGCGTGTTCCCGATGGCCCGCGCCGCCGTGGACGATGCGCAGGTGGACGAGGAGCGTCGTTTGCTGTATGTGGCGATGACGCGTGCGCGGAACGAGCTGTACGTGACGTATCCGCTGCACAGCTACGCGACGCGGACCGGCGCCGATTTTTCGTATTCGCAGCTGTCCCGTTTTCTCGATCCGGGTGTGCGCGAGACCATGCAGCGCGTCACGGTGGGTGAGGTGCCCGGTCTGCTGCTGCCCGGTGCGCACGAACTCGCCCGCATGGAGCCGGTGGTGGATCTGCGCGCGCTGCTGCGCGGGAAGTTTGGGGGGTAG
- a CDS encoding type II toxin-antitoxin system RelE/ParE family toxin produces the protein MTYRVLYAEQFHEKLNDQLTYFADQGVPESRVSNWLRGLLFQMDSFERNPERYAVAEVESDIEGIELRRLVYGDYLILYHVEENLREVQIYGFRHAARLP, from the coding sequence ATGACCTACCGCGTCCTCTATGCTGAACAGTTTCACGAGAAACTGAATGACCAACTGACGTATTTCGCGGACCAGGGTGTACCCGAATCTCGCGTATCCAATTGGCTCCGCGGGTTGCTGTTCCAGATGGACAGCTTCGAACGGAATCCGGAACGTTATGCGGTCGCCGAGGTGGAAAGTGACATTGAGGGGATCGAACTGCGGAGGTTGGTCTACGGAGACTATCTGATCCTCTACCACGTCGAAGAGAATCTGAGGGAAGTACAGATCTACGGTTTCCGGCACGCTGCCCGGCTTCCCTGA